Proteins encoded within one genomic window of Thiothrix litoralis:
- a CDS encoding ATP synthase subunit I — protein MRSILIIQFILVLAGVAVSLWHQGEAALLPACYGGAIALANTLLLSRRVAQAGEIAKTSPQQSVNALYFGVVQRFVFVLVALGFGLGYLKLSPVPLLGTFMVAQLAYMLMGTRQVG, from the coding sequence ATGCGAAGCATACTTATTATTCAATTCATCCTAGTGCTGGCTGGTGTAGCAGTATCATTATGGCATCAGGGTGAAGCAGCATTGTTGCCTGCCTGTTATGGCGGGGCGATTGCACTCGCGAACACTTTATTGCTGTCCCGCCGTGTGGCACAAGCCGGAGAGATAGCGAAAACCAGTCCACAGCAGAGCGTGAATGCTTTGTATTTTGGTGTGGTACAACGATTTGTATTTGTGTTGGTTGCGCTAGGGTTCGGTTTGGGCTATCTAAAGTTATCCCCTGTTCCTTTATTGGGTACGTTTATGGTCGCGCAACTGGCCTACATGCTGATGGGAACCCGCCAAGTCGGGTGA
- the atpB gene encoding F0F1 ATP synthase subunit A, translated as MSESNAPAISSPVEYIQHHLTNWSVGVEHGEQVKIVDFSVFHVDVFLFSVLLAGLLAFFAWKIGKNLNPDKPTGAQNVAETIVEFVNQQVKDIFPNADGLIGPLAITIFMWVLLMNSMDFLPVDLLPALFGGVAGLFGADPHHVYLKVVPTTNLDTTFGLALSVFALIIFYNIKHKGVWGYVKQFLFHPFGPYLMPVNIVMTAIEEVAKPVSLGLRLFGNMFAGELLFLLIALLAFSVWAMPAQIALGTLWAIFHMLVVPLQAFIFMLLTIVYLGLASQSAEDH; from the coding sequence GTGAGCGAATCTAACGCGCCAGCAATATCAAGTCCTGTTGAGTACATCCAGCACCATCTGACCAACTGGAGCGTTGGCGTTGAACACGGTGAGCAAGTCAAGATCGTTGACTTCAGCGTATTTCACGTCGATGTTTTTTTGTTCAGTGTGCTACTCGCAGGTTTGCTTGCTTTTTTTGCCTGGAAAATCGGCAAAAACTTGAATCCTGATAAACCTACCGGGGCGCAAAACGTCGCGGAGACCATTGTTGAGTTCGTCAATCAACAAGTGAAAGACATTTTCCCGAATGCGGATGGCTTGATCGGCCCGCTGGCAATTACCATCTTTATGTGGGTTCTACTGATGAACTCAATGGACTTCTTGCCAGTAGACTTGTTGCCTGCACTGTTCGGCGGTGTTGCTGGCTTGTTTGGGGCTGATCCGCACCATGTTTACCTGAAAGTGGTACCAACCACGAACCTCGATACCACATTCGGTTTGGCTCTATCCGTATTCGCCCTGATTATTTTCTACAATATCAAGCACAAGGGTGTGTGGGGTTACGTCAAGCAATTCCTGTTCCACCCGTTTGGGCCTTACCTGATGCCAGTCAACATCGTGATGACGGCGATTGAAGAGGTTGCAAAACCTGTCAGTCTCGGCCTGCGTTTGTTCGGAAACATGTTCGCCGGTGAATTACTGTTCCTGTTGATCGCATTGCTGGCGTTCTCTGTTTGGGCAATGCCTGCACAGATTGCACTGGGTACGCTGTGGGCAATTTTCCACATGCTGGTTGTGCCATTGCAAGCCTTTATCTTTATGCTGTTGACCATCGTATATCTGGGATTGGCTAGCCAAAGCGCCGAAGACCATTAA
- the atpE gene encoding F0F1 ATP synthase subunit C codes for MDANAIAMIYSYTAVGVGIILAAAGLGSALGWGMICSKFIEGIARQPEMRAQLTGQMLFTGGLMEAFPMIVLGISMWFIFANPFIGAAKAAMGAG; via the coding sequence ATGGATGCAAATGCAATTGCAATGATCTATTCCTACACGGCTGTAGGCGTTGGTATTATCTTGGCGGCTGCTGGTCTGGGTTCCGCACTGGGCTGGGGTATGATCTGTTCCAAATTTATCGAAGGCATTGCTCGCCAACCTGAAATGCGCGCGCAATTGACTGGTCAGATGCTGTTTACCGGTGGTCTGATGGAAGCATTCCCAATGATCGTTCTGGGTATCTCTATGTGGTTCATCTTTGCCAACCCGTTCATTGGCGCTGCCAAAGCTGCAATGGGTGCTGGTTAA
- a CDS encoding F0F1 ATP synthase subunit B: MNVTATLIGQMIVFSILVWFVKSVLWEPMLKVLEDRKGRIADGLAAAEKGKHEEELARKHALDELKKAKAEAAEIVAQGQKRAAEIVDEAKNAAIEEAGRVKVAAQADIEQEVSRARETLRTQVSALAVAGAEKILGKEIDAKAHAKALDELAAQI, translated from the coding sequence ATGAACGTAACTGCAACCCTGATTGGTCAGATGATCGTCTTTTCGATCCTTGTCTGGTTCGTCAAGAGCGTATTGTGGGAACCGATGCTGAAAGTGCTGGAAGACCGTAAAGGGCGTATTGCCGATGGTCTTGCCGCTGCCGAAAAAGGCAAGCACGAAGAGGAATTGGCTCGCAAGCACGCTTTGGATGAGCTGAAAAAAGCTAAAGCCGAAGCTGCCGAAATCGTTGCACAAGGCCAAAAGCGTGCAGCGGAAATCGTTGACGAAGCCAAGAATGCTGCTATCGAAGAAGCAGGCCGCGTGAAAGTCGCAGCCCAAGCGGACATCGAACAGGAGGTTTCCCGTGCGCGTGAAACGCTGCGTACTCAAGTTTCTGCTTTGGCAGTAGCGGGTGCGGAGAAAATTCTTGGTAAGGAAATTGATGCCAAAGCTCACGCTAAAGCATTGGATGAACTGGCTGCGCAAATTTAA
- a CDS encoding F0F1 ATP synthase subunit delta, protein MSDLTTAARPYARAVFEMAQEAGKLTEWSAQLAAMSAVVAAEGSSALLAHPRMTKEQKADVFGEIAGDALDDQGRNLLKALAENDRFTLLPDITTLFEQMKAEAEGAIEAEIISAQEMSDDQQQTIAAALQKRLGREIKLVTKVDPTLMGGAVIRAGDLVIDGSIQSRLKDMKAALGR, encoded by the coding sequence ATGTCTGATTTGACAACCGCTGCCCGTCCTTACGCCCGAGCGGTGTTTGAGATGGCGCAGGAAGCCGGAAAGCTGACCGAATGGTCTGCTCAACTGGCAGCCATGTCTGCGGTCGTCGCGGCTGAAGGTTCATCTGCCTTGTTGGCTCATCCTCGCATGACCAAAGAACAGAAAGCGGACGTATTCGGTGAGATTGCAGGTGATGCACTCGACGACCAAGGCCGCAATCTGCTCAAGGCACTGGCAGAGAATGACCGTTTTACCTTGCTACCTGACATTACTACCCTCTTCGAGCAAATGAAGGCGGAAGCAGAAGGTGCAATTGAGGCGGAAATCATTTCTGCACAGGAAATGAGCGATGACCAGCAGCAGACCATTGCTGCGGCACTCCAAAAACGCTTGGGACGTGAGATTAAGCTCGTCACTAAAGTTGACCCAACCCTGATGGGTGGTGCGGTAATTCGCGCGGGTGACTTGGTGATTGACGGCTCAATCCAGAGCAGGCTGAAAGATATGAAGGCGGCGTTGGGGCGCTAA
- the atpA gene encoding F0F1 ATP synthase subunit alpha, with product MQLNPTEISDLIKKRISSFESGAEARTEGTVVSVTDGIVRLHGLGDVMSGEMIEFSNGSYGLALNLERDSVGAVVLGDYKGITEGDTVKCTGRILEVPHGRGLLGRVVDALGNPIDGKGPVENDGYAPIERMAPGVIERKSVDQPLQTGVKALDAMVPIGRGQRELIIGDRQTGKTAVAVDAIINQKGKNVKCVYVAVGQKASSVANVVRKLEEYGALEYTVIVAATAADPASMQYLAPYAGCTMGEYFRDRGEDALIVYDDLTKQAWAYRQVSLLLRRPPGREAYPGDVFYLHSRLLERASRVNKEYVEEFTKGEVKGQTGSLTALPIIETQGGDVSAFVPTNVISITDGQIFLESDLFNAGIRPAINAGLSVSRVGGAAQTKIIKKLGGGVRLALAQYRELAAFSQFASDLDEGTRKSLDRGKRVTELMKQPQFSPLSVAEMAFSLFAANEGFLDDVDANKIVDFEAAMLSYLRTSEKELLDKINEKGDFNDEIAGAMKTALETFKSKNTW from the coding sequence ATGCAACTTAACCCAACTGAAATCAGTGACCTGATCAAAAAGCGCATTAGCAGCTTTGAGTCCGGTGCTGAAGCTCGCACTGAGGGTACGGTTGTCTCCGTTACGGATGGTATCGTCCGCCTTCACGGGCTTGGCGATGTAATGTCTGGCGAGATGATCGAATTCTCCAACGGCTCTTACGGTCTGGCTTTGAACCTAGAGCGTGATTCCGTCGGTGCGGTTGTCCTTGGTGATTACAAAGGTATCACTGAAGGCGACACCGTAAAATGTACTGGTCGTATTCTGGAAGTGCCACACGGTCGTGGTTTGCTGGGTCGCGTCGTTGACGCACTGGGCAACCCAATTGACGGTAAAGGCCCGGTAGAAAACGACGGTTACGCCCCAATTGAGCGCATGGCGCCGGGCGTTATTGAACGTAAATCGGTTGACCAGCCGCTGCAAACCGGTGTGAAAGCACTGGATGCGATGGTACCCATCGGTCGTGGTCAGCGCGAACTGATCATCGGTGACCGCCAAACCGGTAAAACGGCGGTAGCAGTCGATGCGATCATCAACCAAAAAGGCAAAAACGTGAAATGCGTTTACGTCGCGGTTGGTCAAAAAGCATCTTCCGTTGCCAACGTAGTACGCAAACTCGAAGAGTACGGCGCACTGGAATACACTGTTATCGTGGCTGCAACAGCGGCTGATCCGGCTTCCATGCAATACCTCGCGCCTTACGCGGGTTGCACCATGGGTGAATACTTCCGTGACCGTGGCGAAGACGCTTTGATTGTATACGACGATTTGACCAAGCAGGCTTGGGCTTACCGTCAAGTTTCCCTGTTGCTGCGCCGCCCACCGGGTCGTGAAGCGTATCCAGGGGACGTTTTCTACCTGCATTCCCGTTTGCTGGAACGCGCTTCCCGCGTTAATAAAGAATACGTTGAAGAATTCACTAAAGGTGAAGTGAAAGGCCAAACCGGTTCATTGACCGCACTGCCGATCATCGAAACCCAAGGTGGTGACGTTTCTGCCTTCGTTCCGACCAACGTTATCTCGATCACTGATGGTCAGATCTTCTTGGAAAGTGACCTGTTCAACGCGGGCATCCGTCCTGCGATCAACGCAGGTCTGTCAGTATCCCGCGTAGGCGGTGCTGCACAAACCAAGATCATCAAGAAACTCGGTGGTGGTGTACGTTTGGCGCTGGCGCAGTACCGTGAATTGGCAGCGTTCTCACAGTTCGCATCCGACCTCGACGAAGGCACTCGTAAGTCTTTGGATCGTGGTAAGCGCGTTACTGAACTGATGAAACAGCCACAATTCTCCCCGCTGTCTGTAGCAGAAATGGCTTTCTCCTTGTTTGCCGCCAACGAGGGTTTCCTCGATGACGTCGACGCGAACAAGATCGTGGATTTTGAAGCAGCCATGCTGAGCTATCTGCGTACTTCCGAGAAGGAACTGCTGGACAAGATCAACGAGAAAGGTGATTTCAACGACGAGATTGCAGGTGCGATGAAAACCGCGCTGGAAACTTTCAAGTCTAAAAACACTTGGTAA
- the atpG gene encoding F0F1 ATP synthase subunit gamma has product MAGGKEILSQIKSISNTKKITKAMEMVAASKMRRAQDRMKASRPYADKMRQVVGHVANGHLEYKHPYTQERETVKRVGYIIMSSDRGLCGGLNVNLFKQALRSIADWRKEDVEVDICVFGAKAAAAFRRYGIVAQKTHMGDAPKVADMIGTIKVMLDAYEEGRIDRLFLVENEFVNSMTQKPQVTQLIPVVAASVDSIKHHWDYLYEPESKEVIDALMQRYIESLIYQGAVENVACEMAARMVAMKSASDNAGTMIDDLKLIYNKARQAAITQEISEIVAGASAV; this is encoded by the coding sequence ATGGCAGGTGGTAAAGAAATACTAAGCCAGATCAAGAGCATTAGTAATACCAAGAAGATCACAAAAGCAATGGAGATGGTTGCTGCATCCAAAATGCGCCGTGCGCAAGACCGGATGAAAGCTAGTCGTCCCTATGCTGACAAAATGCGCCAAGTGGTAGGTCACGTGGCGAATGGTCATCTTGAGTACAAGCATCCTTATACCCAAGAACGCGAAACCGTGAAACGGGTTGGCTACATCATCATGTCCTCTGACCGGGGCTTGTGTGGTGGTTTGAACGTCAACTTGTTCAAGCAAGCGTTACGTAGCATTGCGGACTGGAGGAAAGAGGATGTCGAAGTCGACATCTGCGTCTTTGGTGCCAAAGCTGCGGCGGCGTTTCGTCGTTACGGGATTGTTGCCCAGAAAACCCACATGGGCGATGCCCCAAAAGTGGCGGACATGATTGGCACCATCAAGGTGATGTTGGATGCTTACGAGGAAGGCCGAATTGATCGCCTTTTCCTGGTCGAGAATGAATTCGTCAACAGCATGACGCAAAAACCGCAGGTGACACAGCTCATCCCGGTGGTTGCTGCATCGGTGGATTCAATCAAGCACCATTGGGACTATCTCTACGAACCTGAGTCGAAAGAAGTCATTGATGCGTTGATGCAGCGTTACATTGAATCACTCATTTACCAAGGCGCGGTTGAAAACGTGGCTTGCGAGATGGCAGCACGGATGGTCGCCATGAAGAGCGCCTCCGACAATGCCGGAACCATGATTGATGATTTGAAGCTCATCTACAACAAGGCGCGTCAGGCGGCAATCACTCAGGAAATTTCCGAGATTGTTGCGGGTGCTTCAGCGGTCTAA
- the atpD gene encoding F0F1 ATP synthase subunit beta, whose translation MSTGNIVQVIGAVVDVEFPRSAVPAVYDALTVADQGLTLEVQQQLGDGIVRTIAMGTSDGVKRGMQVVNTGAPISVPVGTGTLGRVMNVLGEAIDNAGDIVHDKKMPIHRAPPAYDELSSGIDILETGIKVIDLIMPIAKGGKIGLFGGAGVGKTVTLMELINNIAKQHSGLSVFAGVGERTREGNDFYHEMTEGGVIDKVALVYGQMNEPPGNRLRVALTGLTMAEHFRDEGRDVLMFVDNIYRYTLAGTEVSALLGRMPSAVGYQPTLAEEMGALQERITSTKTGSITSFQAVYVPADDLTDPSPATTFAHLDATLVLSRNIAELGIYPAVDPLDSTSRQLDPLVVGQEHYSIARGVQGILQRYKELKDIIAILGMDELSDEDKQVVGRARRIQRFLSQPFFVAEVFTGSPGKYVTLKDTLSSFKAILNGEYDHLPEQAFYMVGGIDEVIEKATKL comes from the coding sequence ATGAGTACTGGAAACATCGTTCAAGTCATCGGCGCGGTTGTTGACGTGGAATTCCCACGCAGCGCTGTGCCAGCGGTCTACGATGCGTTAACAGTAGCCGACCAGGGTCTGACCCTGGAAGTCCAGCAGCAGTTGGGTGACGGCATTGTACGCACTATCGCGATGGGTACGTCTGACGGCGTAAAACGCGGTATGCAAGTGGTGAATACAGGTGCACCAATCTCTGTTCCAGTCGGAACAGGGACATTGGGGCGCGTAATGAACGTTTTGGGCGAAGCGATTGATAACGCTGGCGACATCGTTCACGACAAGAAAATGCCAATCCACCGTGCGCCTCCGGCGTATGATGAATTGTCATCCGGTATCGACATTCTGGAAACAGGCATCAAGGTTATCGACCTGATCATGCCTATCGCCAAGGGTGGTAAAATCGGTCTGTTCGGTGGTGCGGGTGTAGGTAAAACCGTAACGCTGATGGAGTTGATCAACAACATCGCAAAACAGCACAGTGGTCTGTCTGTATTCGCCGGTGTTGGTGAGCGTACTCGTGAAGGTAACGACTTCTACCACGAAATGACAGAAGGCGGCGTTATCGACAAGGTAGCACTGGTTTACGGTCAGATGAATGAACCACCCGGCAACCGTCTGCGCGTCGCGTTGACTGGTCTGACCATGGCGGAACATTTCCGTGACGAAGGCCGTGACGTTCTGATGTTCGTTGATAACATCTACCGTTACACACTGGCGGGTACGGAAGTATCAGCACTGTTGGGTCGTATGCCGTCAGCGGTAGGTTATCAGCCAACACTGGCGGAAGAAATGGGCGCACTGCAAGAGCGTATCACTTCCACCAAAACTGGCTCTATCACTTCATTCCAGGCCGTTTACGTTCCTGCGGATGACTTGACTGACCCATCCCCAGCAACGACCTTCGCCCACTTGGATGCGACACTGGTATTGTCACGTAATATCGCGGAACTGGGTATTTACCCTGCGGTTGACCCGTTGGATTCCACGTCGCGTCAGCTTGACCCGCTGGTTGTTGGCCAAGAGCACTACAGCATTGCGCGTGGCGTTCAAGGCATCCTGCAACGTTACAAAGAACTCAAGGACATCATCGCGATCCTGGGTATGGACGAACTCTCTGACGAAGACAAACAAGTCGTCGGTCGTGCGCGTCGTATCCAACGCTTCCTGTCCCAGCCGTTTTTCGTAGCGGAAGTGTTCACGGGTTCACCGGGTAAATACGTTACCCTGAAAGACACGTTGAGCAGCTTCAAGGCGATCCTTAACGGTGAATACGACCATTTGCCAGAACAGGCATTCTACATGGTTGGTGGCATCGACGAAGTGATCGAGAAAGCTACGAAGCTCTGA
- a CDS encoding F0F1 ATP synthase subunit epsilon, whose amino-acid sequence MAMTFHLDVVTAEQSLFSGTVEEVIAPGAMGDLGIMPRHSQLISKLRAGELQYKTEDGMASLFVSGGVLEVQPHVVTVLADTGMRAEDLDEAAAREAMKQAQDALQGKDPEDLDYEAIQSELEAAKAQIEMLHRIGKARGH is encoded by the coding sequence ATGGCGATGACATTTCATTTGGATGTGGTGACAGCAGAACAGTCCCTGTTCTCTGGCACTGTCGAAGAAGTGATTGCACCGGGTGCAATGGGTGACTTAGGCATTATGCCGCGTCACTCGCAGTTGATTTCCAAGCTGCGTGCAGGCGAATTACAGTACAAAACCGAAGACGGGATGGCATCGCTGTTCGTCTCTGGCGGTGTACTGGAAGTTCAGCCACACGTCGTGACAGTATTGGCTGACACCGGGATGCGTGCGGAAGACCTCGACGAGGCCGCCGCCCGCGAAGCGATGAAGCAAGCCCAAGACGCGCTGCAAGGCAAAGACCCGGAAGACCTCGACTATGAGGCGATCCAGTCCGAGCTAGAAGCGGCGAAGGCGCAGATCGAAATGCTGCACCGGATCGGTAAAGCTCGCGGTCACTGA
- a CDS encoding ATP-binding protein, with product MKKLPIGVSTLAKIMADDCVYVDKTAYVHELVTNGSYYFLSRPRRFGKSLLVDTLHQLFAGNEALFRGLHIHPHWDWAVQYPVISISFAGGVLESREALERRIQQILELNQEQLGVSCRHKEDSAACFGELIRNAKAKYGRNVVVLVDEYDKPLLDNITKPAIAAEMRNGLRNLYSVIKGQDANIRFAFLTGVSKFSKVSLFSGLNNLNDITLDVRYSALCGYTQTELERHFGEHLQGADMPLVQRWYNGYNWLGESVYNPFDMLLFIDGGKEFLPYWFETATPSFLVDILRKRPFHLPDLEAVRMDYKALGDFDIERIHLETLLFQTGYLTIKDKKLPFVGGLPEYTLSYPNNEVRYSLMSYLLEHYLTDERHERGSVYDAFLANDFAALERRFRALFDGIAHQNHTKNTLAAYEGYYASVMYAFLCSLSLETRAEESSSKGRVDMALRFTLPDGQKQVIIFEFKMVKGTEGDGSAMRQIKEKDYAAPYRDGQHRIFLVGMEFSAEVRNFVRFEWEEDCS from the coding sequence ATGAAAAAGTTACCCATCGGCGTTAGTACACTGGCAAAAATCATGGCGGATGATTGTGTGTACGTGGACAAAACCGCCTATGTCCATGAGTTGGTCACTAACGGTAGCTATTACTTCCTCTCGCGTCCGCGCCGCTTTGGTAAGTCCTTACTGGTGGATACCTTGCACCAGTTGTTTGCGGGCAATGAAGCCTTGTTCCGGGGTTTGCACATCCACCCGCATTGGGATTGGGCGGTGCAATACCCGGTAATTTCCATCAGCTTTGCCGGAGGTGTGCTGGAAAGCCGGGAGGCACTGGAGCGGCGTATCCAACAAATTCTGGAGTTGAATCAGGAGCAACTCGGTGTCAGTTGCCGTCACAAGGAAGATTCCGCAGCTTGCTTTGGTGAGCTGATCCGCAATGCCAAAGCCAAGTACGGGCGCAATGTAGTGGTGCTGGTGGATGAATACGACAAGCCGCTTCTCGACAACATCACCAAGCCTGCGATTGCGGCGGAAATGCGCAATGGCTTGCGCAACCTGTACTCGGTAATCAAGGGGCAGGATGCCAATATCCGCTTCGCCTTCCTCACCGGGGTGAGCAAATTTTCCAAGGTGTCGCTGTTCAGTGGCTTGAATAACCTCAATGATATTACGCTAGATGTGCGTTACAGTGCCTTATGCGGTTACACCCAGACCGAGCTGGAGCGGCATTTTGGTGAACACTTGCAAGGGGCGGATATGCCGCTAGTGCAACGCTGGTACAACGGCTATAACTGGCTGGGCGAGAGTGTTTATAACCCGTTTGATATGCTGCTGTTTATTGATGGCGGGAAAGAGTTCCTGCCCTATTGGTTTGAAACCGCTACGCCGTCGTTCTTGGTGGATATTTTGCGCAAACGCCCGTTCCACCTGCCCGACCTTGAAGCGGTACGCATGGATTACAAGGCGTTGGGGGATTTTGATATCGAGCGGATTCACTTGGAAACGCTGTTGTTCCAGACGGGCTATTTGACCATCAAGGATAAAAAGTTGCCGTTTGTGGGTGGCTTGCCGGAATACACCTTGAGTTACCCGAATAATGAAGTGCGTTATAGCCTGATGAGTTATTTGCTGGAACACTATTTGACGGATGAACGGCATGAACGCGGCTCGGTTTATGATGCTTTCCTTGCGAATGATTTTGCGGCGCTGGAACGGCGTTTCCGGGCATTGTTTGACGGTATCGCGCATCAGAACCATACCAAAAATACGCTGGCAGCATACGAGGGCTATTACGCTTCAGTGATGTATGCGTTTTTGTGTTCCCTGAGTCTGGAAACACGTGCGGAAGAAAGCAGCAGCAAGGGGCGGGTGGATATGGCCCTGCGTTTTACGCTACCGGATGGGCAAAAACAGGTGATTATCTTTGAATTCAAAATGGTGAAGGGTACGGAAGGTGACGGCAGCGCCATGCGCCAGATCAAGGAAAAGGATTACGCCGCGCCGTATCGCGATGGGCAGCACCGCATCTTTTTGGTGGGGATGGAGTTCAGTGCCGAGGTACGGAATTTTGTGCGGTTTGAGTGGGAAGAGGATTGCTCATAG
- a CDS encoding sigma-54-dependent transcriptional regulator, with protein MTEQTVLIIDDEPDIRELLEITLLRMGLDTVTAGDVQTALDKIEQHQPNLCLTDMKLPDGNGIDIVRYLQKHHPHIPVAVITAFGSMDTAVEALKAGAYDFVSKPVDLPKLRELIQTALKLSAGKAHQTVPDDDNSATHGSSILGNSPAMQQLKGTIHKLARSQAPVYIHGESGSGKELVAHQIHQQGSRVKAPFVPVNCGAIPENLMESEFFGHKKGSFTGAVADKQGLFQAAHKGTLFLDEVADLPLTMQVKLLRAIQEGAIKPVGGLEETAVDVRILSATHKSLEHEVAAGHFRQDLYYRLNVIKLKVPPLRERQEDILLLADFFLKKIAKRWQMPPIRLSQAARDELASYAFPGNVRELENVLERASTLCDNNTIQPDDLQLPTATADAIVAPHPSLRLRPGNDEGMEDKKGKIEVETLPAWNPVDEEAERDLILRALEQTRWNRTKAAEVLGMSFRQLRYRIQKYGLDEG; from the coding sequence ATGACCGAACAAACTGTACTGATCATCGACGATGAACCTGATATCCGCGAATTGCTGGAAATCACCCTGTTGCGCATGGGGCTGGATACCGTCACGGCGGGCGACGTACAAACCGCGCTCGACAAAATTGAGCAACACCAGCCCAACCTGTGCCTGACCGACATGAAGCTGCCCGACGGCAACGGCATCGACATTGTGCGTTACCTGCAAAAACACCACCCGCACATTCCGGTCGCCGTGATTACGGCGTTTGGCAGCATGGATACCGCCGTGGAAGCCCTCAAAGCCGGGGCTTACGATTTTGTATCCAAACCCGTGGACTTGCCCAAACTGCGCGAACTAATCCAAACTGCACTGAAACTGTCAGCGGGCAAGGCACACCAAACCGTGCCTGATGATGACAACAGCGCCACTCACGGTAGCAGTATTCTGGGGAATTCTCCCGCCATGCAGCAACTCAAAGGCACCATCCACAAACTGGCACGCAGCCAAGCACCGGTGTACATTCACGGCGAATCCGGCAGCGGTAAGGAATTGGTCGCGCACCAGATCCACCAGCAAGGCTCCCGCGTCAAAGCCCCGTTTGTGCCGGTTAACTGCGGTGCTATTCCCGAAAACCTGATGGAAAGCGAATTTTTCGGACACAAAAAAGGCAGCTTTACCGGCGCAGTCGCCGACAAACAAGGCTTGTTTCAGGCCGCCCACAAAGGCACCTTGTTTCTGGATGAAGTCGCCGATTTACCGCTGACCATGCAGGTCAAACTCTTGCGGGCGATTCAGGAAGGTGCTATCAAACCCGTCGGGGGTTTGGAAGAAACCGCCGTGGACGTGCGCATCCTCAGTGCCACTCACAAAAGTCTGGAACATGAAGTGGCAGCAGGGCATTTCCGCCAGGATTTGTATTACCGCCTGAACGTCATCAAGCTAAAAGTGCCGCCATTGCGCGAACGTCAGGAAGACATCCTGCTGCTGGCAGATTTTTTCCTGAAAAAGATTGCCAAACGCTGGCAAATGCCGCCGATCCGGCTCTCGCAGGCAGCACGCGATGAACTGGCCAGCTATGCCTTTCCCGGCAATGTGCGCGAGCTGGAAAATGTGCTGGAACGGGCGAGTACCCTGTGCGATAACAATACGATCCAGCCGGATGATTTGCAGTTGCCGACAGCAACGGCTGATGCCATTGTTGCTCCTCATCCCTCGCTTCGACTGCGCCCAGGGAACGACGAGGGGATGGAAGACAAGAAGGGAAAAATAGAGGTGGAGACGCTGCCTGCGTGGAATCCGGTGGATGAGGAAGCAGAACGCGATTTGATCCTGCGAGCGCTGGAGCAAACCCGCTGGAACCGCACCAAGGCAGCGGAAGTGCTGGGGATGTCATTCCGACAATTGCGCTACCGGATTCAGAAGTACGGGCTGGATGAGGGGTAA